One region of Microbacterium rhizosphaerae genomic DNA includes:
- a CDS encoding sugar phosphate isomerase/epimerase family protein, with the protein MLRIGVDSTKLADSRGARGEDLLARAAELGLEGVFFRSILELSPTLDRGELEAAMAAARELGQRVEAGAGKVNPFATPEAPGIRALGGGDYLRAMRMMIEAAGSVGITELWSATANYQFRLRGLSAFDRFRTDVEWGEQLAATERFLHRLAPILRDSGVHLNLETHEEITTFELVRLVESVGPDVLGITLDTANVLVRGEDPTAAARRAAPYVRSTHIRDAALFFRPDGIARILQPVGEGVIDWALLLEPLRDHDLMLSIEGIVEDTRAEMTLQIYDRRWQDGHPDLDLAEAFEVVRLTSSYEARVAAGDAPGWQELHAPVGDGESLDFILRSARALRDLLARPASARPIEKAGTLA; encoded by the coding sequence ATGCTGCGCATCGGCGTAGACAGCACGAAACTCGCAGACTCCCGCGGCGCGCGCGGAGAGGACCTTCTCGCGCGCGCCGCAGAGCTCGGGCTCGAAGGCGTCTTCTTCCGGTCGATCCTGGAGCTCTCCCCGACTCTCGACCGCGGCGAGCTGGAGGCGGCCATGGCGGCCGCGCGCGAGCTCGGCCAGCGCGTCGAGGCCGGCGCGGGCAAGGTCAACCCGTTCGCGACGCCGGAGGCGCCCGGCATCCGGGCCCTCGGCGGCGGCGACTACCTGCGCGCGATGCGGATGATGATCGAGGCCGCCGGGTCGGTGGGGATCACGGAGCTGTGGTCGGCGACCGCGAACTACCAGTTCCGCCTCCGCGGTCTCTCCGCGTTCGACCGATTCCGCACGGACGTCGAATGGGGCGAGCAGCTCGCGGCGACGGAGCGCTTCCTGCATCGGCTCGCACCGATCCTGCGGGACAGCGGCGTCCACCTGAACCTCGAGACGCACGAGGAGATCACGACGTTCGAGCTCGTGCGGCTCGTCGAATCGGTCGGACCCGACGTGCTGGGCATCACGCTCGACACGGCCAACGTGCTCGTGCGCGGGGAGGACCCGACAGCCGCCGCGCGACGCGCAGCTCCGTACGTCCGCTCGACGCACATCCGCGACGCCGCCCTGTTCTTCCGCCCCGACGGCATCGCGCGCATCCTGCAGCCCGTCGGAGAGGGCGTCATCGACTGGGCGCTTCTGCTCGAGCCTCTGCGCGATCACGACCTCATGCTGTCGATCGAGGGCATCGTCGAGGACACCCGTGCCGAGATGACGCTGCAGATCTACGACCGGCGGTGGCAGGACGGGCATCCCGATCTCGACCTCGCCGAGGCGTTCGAGGTCGTCCGGCTCACGAGCTCCTACGAGGCCCGCGTCGCCGCGGGCGACGCTCCGGGCTGGCAGGAGCTGCACGCTCCCGTCGGCGACGGCGAGTCGCTCGACTTCATCCTCCGCAGCGCCCGCGCGCTGCGCGACCTGCTCGCCCGACCGGCGAGCGCACGACCGATCGAGAAGGCAGGAACCCTCGCATGA
- a CDS encoding FAD-binding oxidoreductase, protein MNEASVITDLSTLADAVDCDVVLPGEPGYESLRRVWNADIDQHPLAIVRCRTAHDAAAALRWCLSTRTPLTVRGGGHNLAGTAVSDGCVMIDTSLMRDVTVDTESRTLTVGAGCRWGDVDRAAEPYDVALPAGVVSHTGVAGLTLGGGQGYLSRMFGSTVDFLREVELVTADGEIRRVNADNEPELFWALKGAGHNFGIATQFVFDYVDLPGLATVRLALYPAKHRKEILQRFRDLAPAMPDNVGTFVRLYRAPAYWSQLPREQRGRPVISVATVTYGDPADEPELSASMFEVGTPIYESVRSIPHVTLQHATDDEFRYGISHYWRHVAFRDLPDELLDIAIAHADAYPGRSLNSSAFISHQVMCPFELIAGKVTPRDHSNDSTTDIHSRWSGNIGADWEYADERAELVAWVKRFSAAVSEWEHGTYINFASEHGDAASAREIYGAKFERLARVKAEYDPENVFDHGLVDLALASSGTDWAGE, encoded by the coding sequence ATGAATGAAGCATCCGTGATCACCGACCTCTCGACCCTCGCCGACGCCGTCGACTGCGACGTCGTCCTGCCCGGTGAGCCCGGCTACGAGTCGCTGCGCCGCGTGTGGAACGCGGACATCGACCAGCACCCGCTCGCCATCGTCCGCTGCCGCACCGCCCACGACGCCGCTGCCGCCCTGCGGTGGTGCCTGAGCACGCGCACCCCGCTGACCGTCCGCGGCGGCGGTCACAACCTCGCCGGCACCGCCGTCTCCGACGGCTGCGTCATGATCGACACCTCGTTGATGCGCGACGTGACCGTCGACACCGAGAGCCGCACGCTGACGGTGGGGGCGGGATGCCGCTGGGGCGACGTCGACCGCGCCGCCGAGCCATACGACGTGGCGCTTCCCGCCGGCGTCGTCTCGCACACCGGCGTCGCCGGCCTCACGCTCGGCGGCGGCCAGGGATACCTGTCGCGCATGTTCGGCTCGACGGTCGACTTCCTGCGCGAGGTCGAGCTCGTCACCGCCGACGGCGAGATCCGCCGGGTGAACGCCGACAACGAGCCCGAGTTGTTCTGGGCGCTGAAGGGCGCCGGGCACAACTTCGGCATCGCCACGCAGTTCGTGTTCGACTACGTCGACCTGCCCGGCCTCGCCACCGTCCGCCTCGCTCTTTACCCCGCGAAGCACCGCAAGGAGATCCTGCAGCGCTTCCGCGACCTCGCGCCGGCGATGCCCGACAACGTGGGGACCTTCGTCCGCCTGTACCGCGCGCCGGCGTACTGGTCGCAGCTGCCGCGCGAGCAGCGCGGCAGGCCGGTCATCTCGGTCGCCACCGTCACGTACGGCGACCCCGCCGACGAGCCCGAGCTGAGCGCCTCGATGTTCGAGGTCGGCACCCCCATCTACGAGAGCGTGCGCAGCATCCCCCATGTCACGCTGCAGCACGCGACCGACGACGAGTTCCGCTACGGCATCTCGCACTACTGGCGCCATGTGGCCTTCCGCGACCTGCCGGACGAGCTCCTGGACATCGCCATCGCCCACGCGGACGCATACCCTGGCCGCTCGCTCAACTCCAGCGCGTTCATCTCCCACCAGGTGATGTGCCCGTTCGAGCTCATCGCGGGCAAGGTCACGCCGCGCGACCACAGCAACGACTCGACCACCGACATCCATTCCCGCTGGTCCGGCAACATCGGCGCCGACTGGGAGTATGCGGACGAACGCGCCGAGCTCGTCGCCTGGGTGAAGCGGTTCTCGGCTGCGGTCAGCGAGTGGGAGCACGGCACCTACATCAATTTCGCGTCCGAGCACGGCGACGCCGCGTCGGCGCGCGAGATCTACGGCGCGAAGTTCGAGCGACTGGCCCGCGTGAAGGCCGAGTACGACCCCGAGAACGTCTTCGATCACGGGCTGGTCGACCTGGCGCTGGCGAGCTCGGGTACCGACTGGGCGGGGGAATGA
- a CDS encoding sugar phosphate isomerase/epimerase family protein produces the protein MTRIGSDVKFHDGATLLADDPFSTLAAVRELGFEGILVRTVDEAFPTLDAGAVREFAQEARRHGMFVQLGLGKVNPYMTAELPRVRDLGDGSYLDGMVRMIELCAEHGWTEAWTATGGFKHDLPAPFCVDRFRTDVDWSDQLVAIARFLRLLAPALRANGVRLNLETHEEITTFEILRLIDEIGADVVGVCLDPGNLMVRGEPVMDAVRRVAPFTHMTHLRDAVLVRSEEGIARFLAPIGAGVTDWDELVGILLAAQPEIDLAIEGIGGSRAEMTLDPRDAFWRSMHPDMTESDVTELERLVDLYPAQADRGTVECVDVLRARPPAREDYIDFLQRSRDALRAAIAARQPSLLEYSK, from the coding sequence ATGACCCGCATCGGATCGGACGTGAAGTTCCACGACGGTGCGACGCTGCTCGCCGACGACCCGTTCTCGACGCTGGCCGCCGTGCGCGAGCTCGGGTTCGAGGGCATCCTCGTGCGAACGGTGGATGAGGCGTTCCCGACGCTCGACGCGGGAGCCGTGCGGGAGTTCGCACAGGAGGCACGGCGGCACGGGATGTTCGTGCAGCTCGGCCTCGGCAAGGTCAACCCCTACATGACCGCCGAGCTCCCGCGCGTGCGGGACCTCGGCGACGGGAGCTACCTCGACGGCATGGTCCGCATGATCGAGCTGTGCGCCGAGCACGGCTGGACCGAGGCCTGGACCGCGACCGGCGGCTTCAAGCACGACCTTCCGGCGCCGTTCTGCGTCGACCGGTTCCGCACCGACGTCGACTGGAGCGACCAGCTCGTCGCGATCGCACGATTCCTGAGGCTCCTCGCTCCCGCGCTCCGCGCGAACGGCGTGCGGCTGAACCTCGAGACGCACGAGGAGATCACGACCTTCGAGATCCTGCGGCTGATCGACGAGATCGGCGCGGACGTGGTCGGCGTGTGCCTCGACCCCGGCAATCTCATGGTGCGCGGCGAGCCCGTCATGGATGCGGTGCGCCGCGTCGCGCCCTTCACCCACATGACCCACCTCCGCGACGCCGTGCTCGTACGCTCCGAGGAGGGGATCGCGCGCTTCCTGGCCCCCATCGGGGCGGGGGTGACGGACTGGGACGAGCTGGTCGGCATCCTGCTCGCCGCCCAGCCGGAGATCGACCTCGCGATCGAGGGCATCGGGGGGTCGCGGGCGGAGATGACGCTGGACCCTCGAGATGCGTTCTGGCGATCGATGCATCCCGACATGACCGAGTCCGATGTCACCGAGCTGGAGCGGCTCGTCGACCTGTACCCGGCGCAGGCCGACCGCGGCACCGTCGAGTGCGTCGACGTGCTGCGTGCCCGGCCGCCGGCACGCGAGGACTACATCGATTTCCTGCAGCGGTCGCGCGACGCCCTTCGCGCCGCGATCGCCGCCCGACAGCCATCCCTTCTGGAGTACTCGAAATGA
- a CDS encoding ATP-binding cassette domain-containing protein, with the protein MNGDVLLRVDGLSKRFGRGRRAHQALEDVTFEVRQGEILGLVGESGSGKSTIIRCVVGLEKETSGSIRYDGIDPAHPRHGELERYRREVQMVFQDPYSSLDPRMTVRQIVEEPMLVIGGFSARERRARVDELMHTVGLLPEHLDRNPRHFSGGQRQRIAIVRALVVGPRVLLCDEPVSALDVSVQAQVLNLLKDMQRQLDLTVLFVSHDLAVVKYLCSRIVVLNKGVIAEAGSVADIYGHPQDDYTKALLEAVPVPDPGQERARRALRLEKLAAMS; encoded by the coding sequence ATGAACGGCGATGTGCTGCTCCGCGTAGACGGCCTCTCCAAGCGGTTCGGCCGCGGCCGTCGCGCCCATCAAGCCCTGGAGGACGTCACGTTCGAGGTGCGTCAGGGTGAGATCCTCGGGCTCGTGGGCGAGTCCGGCTCGGGCAAGTCCACCATCATCCGCTGCGTCGTCGGGCTCGAGAAGGAGACGTCCGGCTCGATCCGGTACGACGGCATCGACCCGGCGCATCCTCGGCACGGCGAGCTCGAGCGCTACCGGCGCGAGGTCCAGATGGTGTTCCAGGACCCGTACTCGAGCCTCGACCCGCGCATGACGGTGCGACAGATCGTCGAGGAGCCGATGCTCGTCATCGGCGGGTTCTCGGCGCGGGAGCGTCGCGCGCGGGTCGACGAGCTCATGCATACGGTCGGCCTCCTGCCCGAGCACCTCGACCGCAATCCCCGGCATTTCTCCGGCGGTCAGCGCCAGCGCATAGCCATCGTGCGGGCACTGGTCGTCGGTCCCCGCGTGCTGCTGTGCGACGAGCCCGTGTCCGCGTTGGACGTGTCGGTGCAGGCGCAGGTGCTGAACCTCCTCAAGGACATGCAGCGGCAGCTCGATCTCACGGTCCTGTTCGTCTCCCACGACCTCGCGGTGGTCAAGTACCTCTGCTCGCGCATCGTCGTGCTGAACAAGGGCGTGATCGCCGAGGCGGGCAGTGTCGCGGACATCTACGGACACCCGCAGGACGACTACACGAAGGCGCTGCTCGAAGCGGTGCCCGTCCCCGACCCCGGGCAGGAGCGCGCACGGCGCGCCCTGCGCCTCGAGAAGCTGGCGGCGATGTCATGA
- a CDS encoding ABC transporter ATP-binding protein, whose translation MSVTSPSTAPLLSIDALTVHVPEKERIGGGLGDLTLVDDLCLSIRPGERVALVGESGSGKSITARAILRLDPHLRLGGSIEWEGRELIGAPRHVIRALRGAEISMIFQDPMTALNPVLTIGEQVAEPLLVRGVSKKDAYQRAAEMLDGLRVPKAAERLKAYPGQFSGGMRQRVVMAAALIAEPKLLIADEPTTALDVRVQEQVLDLLEEQSRELNLAVLFITHDLAIVAGLAQRVAVMFRGRVVEEQPVDDLFARPQHPYTRGLIGSVPRLDADPAVRLMTVADYLQEGSAA comes from the coding sequence ATGTCCGTGACATCCCCGTCGACGGCTCCGCTGCTGTCGATCGACGCGCTCACTGTCCACGTCCCCGAGAAGGAGCGCATCGGCGGAGGGCTCGGCGACCTGACGCTCGTCGACGACCTCTGCCTCTCGATCCGGCCCGGCGAGCGTGTGGCGCTCGTGGGCGAGTCCGGCTCCGGCAAGTCGATCACCGCCCGCGCCATCCTTCGGCTCGACCCGCACCTCCGCCTGGGCGGCTCGATCGAGTGGGAGGGGCGGGAGCTGATCGGCGCACCGCGCCACGTCATCCGCGCCCTCCGCGGAGCGGAGATCTCGATGATCTTCCAGGACCCGATGACGGCACTCAACCCGGTGCTGACGATCGGCGAGCAGGTGGCCGAGCCGTTGCTCGTGCGCGGCGTCTCCAAGAAGGACGCCTACCAGCGGGCGGCCGAGATGCTCGACGGACTGCGGGTGCCGAAGGCGGCGGAGCGGCTGAAGGCGTACCCGGGCCAGTTCTCCGGCGGCATGCGGCAGCGCGTGGTCATGGCGGCCGCGCTCATCGCCGAGCCGAAGCTGCTGATCGCCGACGAGCCGACGACCGCACTCGACGTGCGCGTGCAGGAGCAGGTGCTCGACCTTCTCGAGGAGCAGTCCCGCGAGCTGAATCTCGCCGTGCTGTTCATCACGCACGACCTGGCGATCGTGGCGGGCCTCGCGCAGCGCGTCGCCGTCATGTTCCGCGGCCGGGTGGTCGAGGAACAGCCGGTCGACGACCTGTTCGCCCGCCCGCAGCACCCGTACACGCGGGGCCTCATCGGCTCCGTGCCGCGGCTGGATGCCGACCCCGCTGTGCGGCTGATGACCGTCGCCGACTATCTGCAGGAAGGAAGCGCCGCATGA
- a CDS encoding ABC transporter permease, with product MNHIEPGIAVGGPAGATPAVPFEPAPPVPTWTSAIGTGLARPIRRVFHRHTAMLDKLAFVLVGTLVVFAIVGLFYQPWDPFDVDTRAAMLPPGAAHWLGTDDVGRDVLSRILAGAALTLLSAAAIVVISAVIGVLVACVAALLPRWADEILMRVCDIFMSIPSLVLALGLAAALGPSMTSIIIAMVAASWPSTARLTRGILRETMASSFVEAARILGVSRLRLMVRHALPNSLDAIYVQASMEISGTIVMISGLAFLGVGAPPPSPDWGSMIAQGQQYITTAWWISLFPGIAITIGAIAFGLVGDAVRTLADPASRRS from the coding sequence ATGAACCACATCGAGCCCGGCATCGCGGTGGGTGGGCCGGCCGGTGCGACACCCGCGGTGCCGTTCGAGCCGGCACCACCGGTGCCGACGTGGACGTCGGCGATCGGGACCGGCCTCGCGCGGCCGATCCGCCGCGTGTTCCACCGGCACACCGCGATGCTCGACAAGCTCGCGTTCGTCCTCGTCGGGACGCTCGTCGTGTTCGCGATCGTCGGCCTCTTCTACCAGCCGTGGGACCCGTTCGACGTGGACACCCGCGCCGCCATGCTGCCGCCGGGCGCCGCGCACTGGCTCGGCACGGACGACGTCGGACGCGACGTGCTGTCCCGCATCCTCGCGGGCGCCGCGCTGACTCTGCTCTCGGCAGCCGCGATCGTCGTCATCTCCGCGGTCATCGGCGTGCTCGTGGCGTGCGTCGCGGCCCTTCTGCCGCGATGGGCGGACGAGATCCTGATGCGCGTCTGCGACATCTTCATGTCGATCCCGTCCCTCGTGCTCGCGCTCGGTCTCGCCGCGGCCCTCGGCCCCTCGATGACGTCGATCATCATCGCGATGGTCGCGGCGTCGTGGCCGAGCACCGCCCGACTCACGCGCGGCATCCTGCGCGAGACCATGGCGTCCTCTTTCGTGGAGGCCGCCCGCATCCTCGGGGTGTCGCGTCTGCGGCTCATGGTCCGTCACGCGCTGCCGAACTCGCTCGACGCCATCTACGTGCAGGCGAGCATGGAGATCTCCGGAACGATCGTCATGATCTCGGGTCTCGCGTTCCTCGGCGTGGGCGCCCCGCCGCCGAGCCCCGACTGGGGGTCGATGATCGCGCAGGGCCAGCAGTACATCACGACCGCCTGGTGGATCTCGCTCTTCCCCGGCATCGCGATCACGATCGGCGCCATCGCGTTCGGACTGGTCGGCGACGCGGTGCGCACCCTCGCCGACCCCGCCTCGAGGAGGTCCTGA
- a CDS encoding ABC transporter permease yields MTRFLIRRIGLALFSLWGVATIVFFISKLIPGDVARVAAGRLATPEQVAHIREVLGLDQPLIVQYFQYLGRLIHGDLGTSVITHQNVVADLRAVLPTTVQLVVLGMLITVVIAAPLGIVAAANEGKAGDVAGRIIMVLAGGVPVFWLAIMMRWVLGSLLGWFPISGTNSVGMAPPDVTGFTVVDSLLFGNVGNVVDSVDHLFLPALALSTPFIATLARIIRSNMMTALKSDYVTFAISKGVPRRRVILHHALRSCLGSVLTIFGMQFGWMFSAAVLVEAVFGLPGVGSYLYQAIFNHDTFSVLAAVFVIGAVFVITALVVDLFQIVLDPRIRHAQVGAPA; encoded by the coding sequence ACGCATCGGCCTCGCCCTCTTCTCCCTGTGGGGCGTCGCGACGATCGTGTTCTTCATCTCGAAGCTGATCCCCGGCGACGTCGCGCGCGTCGCCGCGGGTCGGCTCGCGACACCGGAGCAGGTCGCGCACATCAGAGAGGTGCTCGGGCTCGACCAGCCGCTCATCGTCCAGTACTTCCAGTACCTCGGACGCCTGATCCACGGCGATCTGGGCACGTCCGTCATCACGCACCAGAATGTCGTCGCGGATCTCCGGGCCGTCCTGCCGACGACCGTCCAGCTGGTGGTGCTCGGCATGCTCATCACCGTCGTCATCGCAGCGCCGCTCGGCATCGTCGCGGCCGCCAACGAGGGGAAGGCGGGCGATGTCGCCGGCAGGATCATCATGGTGCTCGCCGGCGGCGTCCCCGTCTTCTGGCTTGCGATCATGATGCGGTGGGTGCTCGGCTCGCTGCTCGGCTGGTTCCCCATCTCGGGCACCAACAGCGTCGGGATGGCGCCGCCCGACGTGACGGGCTTCACCGTCGTCGACTCGTTGCTGTTCGGGAACGTCGGCAACGTCGTCGACTCGGTCGACCACCTGTTCCTGCCGGCTCTGGCGCTCAGCACTCCGTTCATCGCGACGCTGGCGCGCATCATCCGCTCGAACATGATGACCGCGCTGAAGTCGGACTATGTCACCTTCGCCATCTCGAAGGGCGTCCCGCGACGTCGGGTCATCCTGCACCATGCGCTGCGCTCGTGTCTCGGGTCCGTGCTCACGATCTTCGGCATGCAGTTCGGCTGGATGTTCAGCGCCGCGGTACTCGTCGAGGCCGTGTTCGGACTTCCCGGCGTCGGCAGCTACCTGTACCAGGCGATCTTCAATCACGACACGTTCTCGGTGCTCGCGGCCGTGTTCGTGATCGGCGCCGTCTTCGTCATCACCGCGCTCGTGGTCGATCTGTTCCAGATCGTGCTCGATCCGCGCATCCGTCACGCCCAGGTGGGAGCGCCCGCATGA